Proteins from a genomic interval of Chryseobacterium indologenes:
- a CDS encoding twin-arginine translocase TatA/TatE family subunit has translation MELSIGEMALIAIAIVVLFGPDKLPQIARDLGAGVRKMRGAVEDIKTEIMKETDNPVSEIKREIEKVKDAAKDFNPVNDIKKDILTEPTASNEPPKQKPSEDETYEGPVSR, from the coding sequence ATGGAATTAAGCATTGGAGAAATGGCACTCATTGCCATTGCAATCGTTGTATTATTCGGACCGGATAAACTTCCTCAGATTGCGCGTGACTTAGGTGCAGGCGTGAGAAAAATGCGTGGAGCAGTGGAGGATATTAAAACGGAGATCATGAAGGAAACGGATAATCCGGTTTCTGAGATTAAACGTGAAATTGAAAAAGTGAAAGATGCTGCCAAAGATTTCAATCCGGTGAATGATATCAAGAAAGATATTTTAACAGAACCTACTGCATCCAACGAACCTCCGAAGCAGAAGCCTTCTGAAGATGAGACGTATGAAGGGCCTGTAAGCAGATAA
- a CDS encoding phosphatase PAP2 family protein, whose product MEEIILEDKKVFLYLNNLGDPAFDQLWMLISSTWIWVPLYIIFLYFLYKNFKLRSLVFILIFLALGATVSDQLANVFKYGVARLRPCHDPSLEPYMRIVKCGGQYGFYSAHASNTFYLAVYLGILLKKKVRWFPYAILAWAIVVSYSRIYLGVHFPIDVLVGAFAGSLVGVIFGALAQKVINKQNITP is encoded by the coding sequence ATGGAAGAAATTATTCTGGAAGATAAAAAGGTTTTTTTATACCTTAATAATCTGGGGGATCCCGCTTTTGATCAGCTCTGGATGTTGATTTCCAGCACATGGATATGGGTTCCGCTTTATATTATATTTCTTTATTTTTTATACAAAAATTTTAAACTAAGATCTTTAGTTTTCATTCTTATATTTTTGGCGCTTGGGGCAACGGTTTCTGACCAGTTGGCCAATGTATTTAAGTACGGAGTGGCAAGGTTAAGGCCATGTCATGACCCTTCTTTAGAACCTTATATGAGAATTGTAAAATGTGGCGGGCAGTACGGATTCTATTCTGCACATGCTTCCAATACATTTTACCTGGCTGTTTATTTAGGGATTTTATTAAAGAAGAAAGTAAGATGGTTCCCCTATGCTATATTGGCGTGGGCAATAGTTGTGTCTTACAGCCGGATTTATTTAGGAGTGCATTTTCCTATAGATGTGTTGGTGGGAGCGTTTGCTGGTTCTTTAGTGGGAGTGATCTTTGGTGCACTCGCGCAAAAAGTGATCAACAAACAAAACATAACACCATGA
- a CDS encoding tRNA (cytidine(34)-2'-O)-methyltransferase, whose protein sequence is MLNIVLVEPEIPNNTGNIGRLCVGTESRLHLIHPFGFVINDKNLKRSGLDYWVHLDVSEYDNVEEWMKKVPDLSRVFLMSSHAEKSYLDNEFQDGDWLVFGKESVGLSQEVLALFENHLTIPMSNLIRSFNIANSVAFVVGEAKRQINVKAGI, encoded by the coding sequence ATGCTGAATATTGTTCTTGTAGAACCCGAAATACCCAACAATACCGGTAATATCGGAAGATTATGTGTAGGTACTGAAAGCAGGTTGCACCTGATTCATCCGTTTGGATTTGTCATCAACGATAAAAATCTAAAGCGTTCCGGATTAGATTATTGGGTACATCTGGATGTTTCCGAATACGACAATGTTGAAGAGTGGATGAAGAAAGTTCCCGATTTGTCAAGAGTTTTCTTAATGAGTTCTCATGCCGAAAAATCGTATTTGGATAATGAATTTCAGGATGGTGACTGGCTGGTATTCGGGAAAGAAAGTGTGGGATTGAGCCAGGAAGTTTTGGCGCTTTTTGAAAATCATCTGACGATTCCGATGTCAAACTTAATACGCAGTTTTAATATTGCCAATTCTGTAGCTTTTGTCGTGGGAGAAGCCAAAAGGCAGATCAATGTAAAAGCTGGAATTTAG
- a CDS encoding 23S rRNA (pseudouridine(1915)-N(3))-methyltransferase RlmH, translating into MRISLLCIGKTDDKEITSLINYYLNRLPKHWNFEITEIPDVKNARNLSSDLLKKEEAKLFLNHIDKNDLVVILDEKGKQLTSREFSQKIDAWMNSSVKKVHILIGGAYGFSEEMYSRANEKMSLSKMTFTHQMIRLFIVEQLYRADQILQGKPYHND; encoded by the coding sequence ATGCGAATCAGTTTACTTTGTATCGGCAAAACGGACGATAAGGAAATTACCTCTTTAATTAATTATTATCTCAATCGCCTTCCCAAACACTGGAATTTTGAAATTACAGAAATTCCGGATGTAAAAAATGCCAGAAACCTGTCTTCGGATCTTCTTAAAAAGGAAGAAGCAAAGTTGTTTTTAAACCATATTGATAAAAATGATCTGGTTGTGATTCTTGATGAAAAAGGGAAACAGCTGACCAGCCGAGAGTTTTCCCAGAAAATTGATGCCTGGATGAATTCTTCCGTTAAAAAAGTACATATTCTCATAGGTGGTGCTTATGGTTTTTCAGAGGAAATGTACAGCAGAGCCAATGAAAAGATGTCTCTTTCTAAAATGACGTTTACCCACCAGATGATAAGGTTGTTTATTGTAGAACAGCTTTATCGTGCTGATCAGATCCTTCAGGGAAAGCCATATCACAACGACTAA